In the genome of Nycticebus coucang isolate mNycCou1 chromosome 12, mNycCou1.pri, whole genome shotgun sequence, one region contains:
- the CD9 gene encoding CD9 antigen: protein MPVKGGVKCIKYLLFGFNFVFWLAGIAVLAIGLWLRFDSQTKSIFEQENQQNHSSFYTGVYILIGAGALMMLVGFLGCCGAVQESQCMLGLFFGFLLVIFAIEIAAAIWGYSHKEEVIKDVQEFYKDTYNKLKNKDEPQRETLKAIHYALQCCGIAGGVEQFISDICPKTDSIDSLLVKPCPEAIKDVFNSKFHIIGAVGIGIAVVMIFGMIFSMILCCAIGRNRDMV from the exons CTTGCGGGAATTGCAGTCCTGGCCATTGGACTATGGCTCCGATTTGACTCTCAGACCAAAAGCATCTTTGAACAAGAAAATCAGCAGAATCATTCCAGCTTCTACACAG GAGTTTACATTCTAATTGGAGCCGGTGCCCTCATGATGCTGGTGGGCTTCCTGGGCTGCTGTGGGGCTGTGCAAGAGTCCCAGTGCATGCTGGGCTTG TTCTTTGGCTTCCTCTTGGTGATATTTGCCATTGAGATAGCTGCGGCCATCTGGGGCTATTCCCACAAAGAGGAG GTGATTAAGGATGTCCAAGAATTTTACAAGGACACCTACAACAAGCTGAAAAACAAGGATGAGCCCCAGCGGGAAACGCTAAAAGCCATTCACTATGCG TTGCAGTGCTGTGGTATTGCTGGGGGAGTGGAACAATTTATCTCGGACATCTGCCCCAAGACGGACTCAATCGATTCCCTTTTAGTGAAG CCCTGTCCGGAGGCCATCAAAGATGTCTTCAACAGCAAATTCCACATCATTGGTGCAGTAGGCATCGGCATTGCTGTGGTCATG ATATTTGGCATGATCTTCAGTATGATCTTGTGCTGCGCTATCGGCAGAAACCGAGACATGGTCTAG